CCGGATGCTCTCGGGATGCGAGGCCCGCCAAACATCTGGAAGTAAACTTTCGTAGTCAATGCTGCCACCAGCAAGCTGACGCAACACGTCATCCACATATGCCCACACGTCGACATTGTGCCTAGCCGCCGAGGACACCAAGCTGTACATCGCAGCGGCCACTTCACCACCGCGACTTGAACCGACGAACAGTGGTGTAGGCCCGGGAGTCTCACAATGGCCTACACCACTATTCAAAGGATCGCTCGCCGCGGGTGAGCGAGCGGCGAACTTGATGACGGTGATCGTCAGCGCGGTCCGCAATGACCTGGACGTGCATGCCTACTTGGAGGATGTACTGCGTCGGATCTTGGCAGGCGAAACCGGCTGAGCTGGCACCTCATGATTAGAAGTCGGCTCACCCGGAATTGATCCGCACGAACCGCAAGGATGAGCGTCGCCGAGCCGCCGAGCGCAAGCGAGTCCGCCGCGCCCGTCGTCGACGCCTCACCAAATAGTCAAGCAGGTCCCCTGCACTGGTCCTGGTGGACGGTTACACTACTGTTCGTCAGGGCCATATGA
The window above is part of the Crateriforma spongiae genome. Proteins encoded here:
- a CDS encoding transposase domain-containing protein codes for the protein MTVIVSAVRNDLDVHAYLEDVLRRILAGETG